The window tccatttaatttagattgtccaatttattggcatacaattgagcaaaatagctcctaattattgttttgatttccacttcattggtggtgaattcaccccttacCATTTTGAtagtggtaatttggttttcttctttgttttttttaataaaattaaacaaaggtttatctattttattgattttttcatagaaccagctcttagttttatttattaaatttattaaatctatatagtttccttactttcaattttaataatctcacctttgattttcaggatttctaatttagtaacTAAGTGGagattttaagtttatttttctagattttttagttgcatgctcaattctctattttattcatgtaagcatttagagatataaaattccaCCTacacactgctttggctgcatcccataagttttggtatgatgtttcattattgtcattctcttggatgaagttattgattattctatgatttgttgtttgatccactcattctttagaatgagattatttagtttacgATTATTGTTCAGcctatctttccatggctttttattacatgtaatttttattgttcaTGATATAAGAAGgaggcatttactatttctgcctttacacatttgactgtgaggttctTGTGCcctacatggtcaatttttgtgtgtgtaccatgtaccactgagaaaaaggtacattcctttctatccccatttaattttctccagacatttctcatatatattttttctaaaattctattcacctctttaacttctttcttattaattttgtggttagatttatctaattctgagagggaaagattctGATCCCCCACTAgagagttttgctgtctatttcctcttgtaacctatttaatttctcctctaagaatctggatgatataccacttggtgcagatgtttagtattgatattacttcattatatatggtaccttttagcaagatgtggtttccttccttctctcttttaattagatctatttttgcttttgctttgtctgagataaggattgccacccctgcttttttgacttcagctaaagcataatatattctgctccaacctttgaCCTTtactgtgtgtgtatctctctgcttcagatgtttttcttgtaaacaacatatactagtaggattctagtttttaatccactttgctatttgcttccattttatgggagttcatcctattcacattcacagttatgattactgagtatttccttccatcctcttttcccctttgttctctttttttctgctttcacCCTGTTACTCTtcaccagtattttgcttctgaccactgcctcccttaatctgcccaaCCTTTTATAAGCCCcgcttccttttctttcccctttcctcccctgcttcttctatcagtaccaccctttccccttacccttttacttccttaaagagtaaactAAGTTTCTTATCCAAATAGGTGTATATGTTGAAACAGTattcacctctcccttctttccctctatcgtaatagatttttgtgcctcttcatatgatgtaattaaccccattccacctccccttccttctcttcccctattctccttttattctgcctctTAAGttcctttatatcatcacatcagtcTGTTTAGTAACTATACCCTAATTGAGATATAGGTCTtaggagttaaaagtattatcttccctaaTGTAAACAGttgaccttattgaataacttttttaacctgtttaccttttttgtacttctcttgagttttatatttgaagatcaaattttctcttcagttctggtcttttcttcaggaaacattGGAAGTCCcaaatttcattgaatatccatcttttcccctgaaagagaatgattaaTTTTGCTCGGTAGttaattcttggttgcaatccaagctcctttgccttgtggaatatcatattccaagccttacaatcctttaatgttgaagctgccaggtcctatgtaatcctgactgtggctccacgaTATTTAAATAGTTTCGTTCtggttgcttgtaatattttctccttcacctgataattctggaatttggctacaatattccttggagttttctttttggggtctcttccagatgatgattggtggattctttctatgatGATTTtacctctgattctacaatatcagggcagttctcttgataatttcctggaatatggtgcctAGACTCTCTTTTATCATGGCCTTCacgtagtccaataattcttagattatctctattggatctattttccaggtcagttgtctttccaatgaggtatttaacatttttttctattttttcaatcttttgattctgcttgatggattcttggtgtctcatggagtcattagctttcatctgcccaattctaatgtttaaggcattattttcctcagtaagtttttggccaattttttccctcacttgggcaattgtatttttttgtgtgaggcaattgggcttaagtgacttgcccagggtcacatagctagtaagtgttaagtgtctgagggcagatttgaactcaggtcctcctgactccagggccggtgctctatccactgcaccacctagctgtccaccaattgtattttttttaaggaattgttttcttcagtcaatttttacgcttccttttccaagctgttgactctttttcatatttttcttgtgtaactctcatttctctcattttttccccttgaaagcttcacatgtaggcatttcgACAGTATTGTACtcatgagtttgtgttttggtcttccctgtcaccatagaagctgtcaatggtaagggtctttttctgtttcttactcatattgtagcctatttttaaatttataaagttgaggtctgctcctggggcacaggggccactgttgaaagcttcttgtgctgggggataggggcctggtcattggctttctgctctgagacctCTGGGGATTTTGgattcctcattgccctgggcttGTTCCTTGTGATGGGATGGCTTGACCaagttgtgcctgtcctgtgggtagtTCTCTGGTTGTCAGTTTGCTCTCTCAGCCAGGGCTGGAAATTCTCACAAATGTtatgctgtgccaccagccttctgagccaggaccaaggggcctcaacTACTCATTTGTGTTGTAGCCAGGAGCCTTCTCCTGACTTGCTCAGACCTCCTTGTCattgagctgagctgagctgcacTGCACtaccctccccttttacccaagtgagacagacctttcctgaattcttctaaattatctgaaGCTGAACgattgtgtctctttgtctttttgcaggttctgcagtttcagaatctgtttaggggattgatttaatgttgtttttgagggaaatttaggagagctcaggcaatttcctggcttctcgCCACCATCTGGGCTCCACTCCCCTAACTCAATAACTTGTAAGGAaagactcttggggcagctagatggcacaatggatagagcactggctctgtattcaggaggacctgagttcaaatccgacctcagacacttgacacttactagctgtgtgaccttgggcaagtcacttaaccccaattgtctcacccccccccaaaaaaaaaagaaagaaagactctcTTAACTTGTACAGAGATAAGAGTAAGGCTATTGCTACTACCACAAGCAGTAATTCATGTGAACAAAAATGACCAAGATGTCCTAACAGAACCAGCTTTCTGAAATTCATGGTGGAATGAGAAAGAACATTGGCTCCCAATTTAGTGAATTCCAGTTCtgtttattatttgtgtgaccttgggcaagtaacttaacatctctgggtttCATCTTTTTTCACCTGTGAAGCAATTAAATTGAATATGATGGcttctaaatctaaatctgtAATATTATACCTCAGAAGTGATATTATTGCACAGGTGCAAATAACATTCTCCAGTAACTGTCCACCTGGATGGTGCTGAATCAGGTGCTTGTTTTTTTAACATTGGAAGCCACTACCAAATAATAGTTTAacactataattttatttttcttctataataGTCAGCCTTCAACTCTCATGCACCAGCAAAAAACAATAATCCATTTTGACAGCAAAACTTAAACTTTTTATTACCACAGTGTAATTAATACTACAAGTAAACAAACACCCTTTACACATTGCTCTTTTGCCCTTACATGGCACAAGCATATTAGAATCTTTCTGAAGAATTTATAACTAATCTtcaaaaaaaggtagaaatgtcTATATTATTTTGGAGTCACTCAGAGCAAATGGTATATCAAAGGGAGAAATATAAATTGTGGCTACTTGATGGGGGGAGGTATTCAGAACTTTTTTGGATGTATCACACCTTTGACTAAAATGCCAGCAACAAGATACAGGATATTGTAAGATGAGAATGTATTAAGATAACAGAGATATGGTATTTGCTTCCTTTTCTGGGTTTAAATTTGCACCAAGAATGACCTAATCACTAGATATATATTGATCTTACCAAAAGCTTCAATGTCAACCTATTAgtacatagatttaaaaaaataaataaaacaactcCCAACCCCccttttgataaaatatagcCCCATGTTTGAAGTCTTGCTGTTGTTATAATTATCCCATTCTGACAGAAGTTAATGTGCTAAAGTAAGCACTCTGTGTAAACAGGTGCCTTTCCCATCTAGATTGTAATCCATGTTAGTTGAAGGCCCCACAGCTTGCTCTATCCCTCAGCAATCCTTCTTAAACCATAGGAAGTCATCCATCTTTCCTCAAGCATAAATCGGGGCTAGAggtttccttcctatttcctgcCTCACTGTCTCCACATAAAAACAGACAGTTCCTTACTCTGAACCATCCTATGTTCTCTCCCATGAGGGCAATATTGCTAGGTTGGAATCATGGTCCTATGTAAACAAAATTTGGTGCCAAAGCAAGAAGGACTTCAGCTTCTGCAGGGCCCATTCGTCCCAATCATTTGAAGGCATTTTTAGCGTTAGCATCCCTTTTACtttcctggggggaggggggaagggagatggagaggatggagagaaggggaggggaaagaaaaaaagagaggggggaggggaaaggaggaaagggaaggaggagagctCTATGGCCTCTAGCTGGGGAGGCTATTTGGAAGAGGGAGGAGTTTGCCttgcttttcctccctccccctaggAAGGGGATTATGGTACGGTAATCAGGCTTAACTCTCTAGGCCCTGGCTGCCATTTGACCCGTTCTGCAGTCCGCTGACCGCAGCTGTTGAGGGGCTTGGTGGAATGGAGCAGAAACATCTGGCCCAGGGGTGGTCTCTCGGATTGGCCTCCTCGCTGCTTTGGGCGAGGGGAACGTTCAAAACTAGGACCAACGCCGGCTCTTAGCTAGCTAGTTGcagtctcttcttcccctccctgttTCCTCTCCGCCCACCGCGGTCTTGCTCCTGGGCCGCAGCCGCCTCTCTCCCCCGCCCACCCCCACGCCAGCATCCCAAGCCTTGGTGCTCAGCCATGGGGGACCTCCCGAGCCTCGTGCGCCTCTCCATCGCTCTCCGGATCCAGCCTAACGATGGTCCGGTCTTCTTCAAAGTGGACGGGCAACGCTTCGGTCAGAATCGGACCATCAAGCTGCTCACTGGTTCCTCTTACAAGGTAGAGGTGAAGATCAAGCCCACCACTCTCCAAGTGAAGTGAGTCACGTCCCTGGCCAGGGacctaagggggggggggggcagtagcGGTGAAGCCCAAGGCTAGCTGGGCGAATGGGTGGGTACGGCTCAGGTCTTTGCCACTCCAAGTGCAACTAACATCTTTGCAGAATCCTCTCGCCTCTCCCCCGCCCCTTCCTTGAAATTAGCTGACTaagctccccccctccccatttttttccttaattgcCTTTTATTTAGCAATTCTGCGCTCTCCGTTGTTACTGTAGCTAAAGCGGGTTTCTCTAAATCTGATTGCAGCACTGAAAGGGAGGCAGCTTTCCCACTAGCCGCACCACCCTTTCCCCAATCTCTTCCcacctctctgtctctgggtGTCTGTGCCACCGTGACCCTAAGGAGGAATCGGCAGGCTGGGGAAAACTCGCTGCCTGGGTAACCCGGGGAAGAGGTGTCTGCTGCAATTCCCCTGTCCCTGTGTTGCACAGCGAGGCTAGAGAAAGATTATTAAGAGGCGGGGGAGGGGGACCGTGAGGTTCCAAAATTTCCCCCCTCCCTGCAGGATGCCATCTCATACCCCATTGTTGGGGATGGAACGGAGGGAAATGGTGACCAAGGCTGGGAAGCAGCCCCCACTCTGGGAGATAGGAAACAGGCAAAAGGGCCCCTCCTCCGACTCAGCCAAGGCTCTCTCTAGCTCAGGCCTCAAcctactgtttttctttattcctctaTCTTTTGAGTTCTTGTTTTCATATTAGTAATATCTATGGTTTAAACTCTTGGGACTCGGCAGCCATCCTCATAAGACAACTTCAATCCAGGCATCTGGTAGCAAGAGGGTATGGCTTTTGTGCCTGTGTTCCTGTTTCCCGTAATCCCTTTTCCACAGCCACATGATAATCCTTTTCAGAGGCTTCTAGTTGGGGACAGTGTGGGGCAAAGAGGTGTGGCTCTTCTCTGTCCCCTGGGAGGAAGTCCTGGAGCACCATAAAGATGAGGGACAGGTTTTTTCATACAAGTGGGCTGAGGAAGAACTAGGCTTCAGAGTACTAAGATAGCCTTGTGAGAAAGGGTTCCAGGACCTTTCTTTGGCTGGGGTCTGAGTGAAACTGAGGCAGCTGCCTCAGGTGCCCTGATTTTATGATCTTCAGGCCCTCGTGGTTGGAAACAGCTAAAGCCCTGTATACTGTagatctttcctcttcccttctacctctccctctctctcccatctaAAACAGAACTGTCTTCTATACCTTTTCACttctctaataatgataataataataattaacatttataaaggTCTTTAAGATTTAcacactttatctcatttgattctcacaatattcCCATGaggttttacagttgaggaagtattttacagttgagggaactgagtcagACAATTTAaataacatgcccagggtcacagagctagtaagcatttgagacCACATTTGGTTcgttttgttaatttattttatttttaatttatgaaataaaacaagcatttccataacagtagattttttaaaaaaagatgattgcacatgaaactacaaatctattatgtacaacttactattccttttaaatatataatggttattatgtaaatttctttttttttcttccctcccttctccccctgcccccatggctaccatttatttatttatttgtttgtttatttatttatttatgtctataaatatgtatgtgtgtgtatatgtgtatatacatatttatgtaaaaaccattctatacatacttctttttaacagttctttctctggattcagagagcatcttctttcataggtcctttCTAGTTAATCTGGGTATTTGAATTGTCGAAATGACTTAGTCattgagaccacatttgaactctggtctttctgacttcaggtccaacactccatcttactgtgtcacctagctgctataggaaatgaaattggactagatgtctaAGGTATCATGAACTCTAAACTCTATAAGTGCTTTGTGATGCTTTATGTGCTATAGCAATGATAGGTTGCCCTACTAGTTAGCATTTGCATTACAAAAAATTTACATCACCTATACTTATCAACATatcttctcccctccaccccacagAGACCCTTCACTTATAATAAAGGGACAGAGGGGAATAtttcaacaaaaccaaccaacatatcAATCAAATTGAATACCAAATAATACTAAATGTAGTTTTTAATAATAGTGTCTAACCTCCtcaaagaagaggagagggaggtgtATTCTCATGTAACTTTTTTGGTCACTTTTGGTCACATGGCTTTTTTACACTTCCATTTGAATAAAGACCTCCGATTTCTAAAGGGATTCCCACTACTGTGACTGGCCTGAAGGGAAGGAATTGGGGGTAAGTGGGCCTGCTGGTATTTAACAAATCATAAGATGAGAGCTGGATGGCACCTTAAAGATTTTCTAGTCCAAAGGTTCTGAACTTTTTtatgtgtcatggatcccttggaCAGTCTGGTGAGTCCTATGCTCCCcttagaataatggttttaaatgaataaaattaaatacataagattaaaaaggaaaaaaattgaaatagttattgaaatattttttaaacaagctcatggaccccaggttaagaacttgtAATCTGaaacaatctcctcattttatagatgaggaaactgagactcatataAATCAAGTAAATTGTCTTGATTCAGCTTGCTGTAATGGTAAATCCTGGACTAAAGCCCAAATATCATGATacctgggccagtgctcttttctctttaccattttctttcccttatcACCATTGTAGATGCCTACTCtgttttggcataattccaaacctGCCTGGGAATTCTGGTCCATTCCAAGGTATAGAAGGTGAGCCTACATCCTGCTACATGTGATTACATCTTGTCTTTTTCAGGGATATCTCCATTGGTGGTGTGCTTGTCCCATTAGAGCTAAAATCAAAAGAGCCTGATGGGGACCGAGTTGTTTACACAGGAATATATGATACAGAAGGCGTGGCTCCAACAAAAAGTGGGGAGCGACAACCCATCCAGATTACCATGCCTGTAAGTCTAGTAAAGTTCTATGtatggtggtatttttttttctggggcacagaggttggggaagggaagagtggaagaagagaaggaaaatagagGGAATGAAACAGAATCACTAGTATATTTCTCCTGGGAAACATATACAAAGCCCAATACACATAGAATAGGAATAGAGGGGAAGTGGAGAATTAAGGACCATACCTTCCCATTACTTGAGCAGGAGGGGGTGAGTCTGAAAGACACTTGGCTTTGTACAAACCTGATTCTTGTCAGTGCCAAAGGAAGCAATCAAAAGTAAAACCAAAAAGTGTCTGCCTCCCTTAGCACAAGTGAAATATATTACCTTTCACCTGTTTTGACTCATTTATGTCAAGACTAACCCTTATAGTTGGTCAAACAAAGGCctgtctttaaaataaatatttattagaaaacatataagatccaagatttagaactgaaaagaagcCATTGAATCCATTATCCTTACTTTACATctggagaaactaaggcccaaagagatgaagtgacttgctcaaggccacaaaGCATCTGGACCAGTGCTTtgaacagaatttgaacccaagtctttctgattccaaagcttGGGCCCTCCACCCTAAGCTATGTAAACCTCATAGTGACCTCATTTGTACTTGCTTAGTTTTAGCCATAAGACGTTAACACATTTTTGTAGTCCTTCCTTATAATTCTTCATCATTATTTTGCTCCATTTATTCTCATTCACTCTTCCTCATGAATAAGCCAAGACAATTGACCTTTTTACTGCAGTTAAAACAACCTTGAGTCTTGCCTCTTTGCCCTAAATGTTATCATCTGCTCTTCAATCTCATATTACATATACAATCTATTGACAATCttcttgtttctacctttacaataTCTCTTGTATATGACCCCTTGTCTCCACTTACATATCCACAACCCTGGTACAAGTTCTTATCCTCTCTCTCCTAAACTATTGCAATTGCCTTCTGAGTGATCTCCCTGACTCAGATCTTTCCCCACTAATCCATTACTCACTCGGCTGCCAATGGGGTTTTTCTAAGGAGTGAGTCTGATCATATTAcacatattacacacacacacacacacacacacacacacactctcacacacacctGCTTAGTGAGCTTTCTAATACACAGGTCTGATTCTATTACTCCTTTGCTCAAAGGCCTTCCATGACTTTCTATTACCTACTCAAAAAAGTACAAGTACAAATTCCTTACTTGGAATTCAAAGTTATCCAAAGGAGGGTTTCAGCCTATCATTCTGGCCTAATTTTATATTACCCACTATCATACAGAAGACTACATTCCAGTCAAACAGGATTACTCACCATTCTTCAACTTTGTCTTGCCCTTTGCTACTTTAGAGACTGAATTTACATTCACTATCCTTCTTTCAAATGGACTCCCTATATATCTACACTAGCTAAAGTAGGTCCCTCTCTTTAGTGATCtagttcagtttccttctctgatttctacAAAGCTGcctctcagaaccaattccctccAAACTTCTCAGATCCTTCTATTTCATAAACCTTTGTCTGATATGCCTACATTCTAATTTGCCTTATTCAGTTGCATGAGCTGCTTTATTTCTCCCACTAGACAGAGAAAAATCATCCTTTGGTTTTCATCAAATTATCCCCAGTATCAGAGAGATTCATCACCAGATTGGTAATGGACAAAATTTTTCAGTCCAATCAATTACTGACAACCATTTTCCTAAGTCAAACTGAGGTTGTAATTCATATTGCTTTCTGGATGGGAAAAGAAGATAACACACTGACAAAATCACAAAGCCTGAAAAGATTGACATAGCTCCAATGAAATGTCTGTATGTACTATAGCCTTAATTAATAGTTGTTACCGTTGTAACCATAGcgagaactcaggtcttctgattcctaaCTTTAGTgggtacttgggggcagctaggtggcgcagtaggtaaagcaccagccctggattcaggaggacctgagttcaaatccgacctcagacacttgacacttactagctgtgtgaccctaggcaagtcacttaatcctcattgccccgccaaaaaaaaaaaaaaaagattcttttcttAGAACTCTAAAATAGGATCTAAAGGAAGAAGGCAAAAGATTGCCCActcattccattttacagataagaaaactgagacccacaaagggtaagtgatttacccagagtcacagaactagtaaatatcagatCACAGATTTAAACACATGGCATCTGACTCCAGATCCCATGTTCTTTCTGTTATACTACATATGTATGATGAGCAAACATCACATTCCTGGGTTTGCTCCATTTAAGAGGCTAGGCAGGCTTGGAAGAATTGGTATGTAAAATGGAGGCAATGAAAGATACTCAGTCTTCCTTGGAAAAGAATGTCAGCTTCTCAGGGTACCATCTGTTCTTCATAAGTCAACTTCtgcaggaaaaaaagggaagagtgaGTTAGCAAGGAAAAATGAGACTTATTAGATTTCTTAGTGGATACAGAAGACCTAGAATTAAAACTGCAAAGGAATGACCATAGGGAAAAaggccaatggaaaaaaaaaaagcaaagatcaaaattaagGAGCAAGGAATTCCCCCAAAAAGCTTATGCCTCTGCATATTTGGGAGTCATTTCCTTCAATGTGACATTCAATAGTCACAATAAAATTGAGGCAAAATTGAAATAGAAACACCTAAAACTTCTCAGATCTTGCAACTCTAACTGTTGGTGTTACTGTCATCAGCTTTCTATTTTAGTCACCTGTGTCATGGTGATAACTTTTAGATTTAGTTTCTTGGTGTGAAGTCAAAATCCAAGTTAATGGCAAGGATTTAAAGTTACTTTTGGTAAACTgaaatctcttcctttctattaTCATTGCCCTCCCCTCATTAGTACAGACCCTTATTTACCATCTCCCTAGTCTAAGATAACAACTTCTAACTGGCTTCTACTGCCTCAGttcttcactcactcactcacacacacacacacacacacacacacacacacacacacacacacacacacactccaccaCTACACATTC is drawn from Dromiciops gliroides isolate mDroGli1 chromosome 2, mDroGli1.pri, whole genome shotgun sequence and contains these coding sequences:
- the CNRIP1 gene encoding CB1 cannabinoid receptor-interacting protein 1 isoform X1; the encoded protein is MGDLPSLVRLSIALRIQPNDGPVFFKVDGQRFGQNRTIKLLTGSSYKVEVKIKPTTLQVKDISIGGVLVPLELKSKEPDGDRVVYTGIYDTEGVAPTKSGERQPIQITMPFTDIGTFETVWQVKFYNYHKRDHCQWGSPFSVIEYECKPNETRSLMWVNKESFL
- the CNRIP1 gene encoding CB1 cannabinoid receptor-interacting protein 1 isoform X2, which encodes MGDLPSLVRLSIALRIQPNDGPVFFKVDGQRFGQNRTIKLLTGSSYKVEVKIKPTTLQVKDISIGGVLVPLELKSKEPDGDRVVYTGIYDTEGVAPTKSGERQPIQITMPIYTLHPSLNKKAGQLMIKASYLAF